The Kiritimatiellia bacterium DNA segment GGCGCGGGCCGCTCCGCGCGCGCGGTCGTGACCGGTGGAGATGGTGGTGGAGTGGGGGGCGCGAGACGACGTGCGCGCGATGAGCGGATCGCCATGGGTACGGTGACCAGGCCCGTCGCGACTAGCGCCAGCGCGACCCGTCCGGCGGTCGTCCGCGGCCAGTGCAGCGGCGTGCGCCGCGCCGCCGTCGGTGGCGTTCGCGCTCCGGCGGCGAGATCGGCCGCATGCAGGTAGACCGCTGGGGCAACCACGCCACCCACCTTGAGCCGGGCGACCTTGGGTGCTCGGATCGCTGCGTCATGCGCGGCGGGCAACGGTCGACCGCTTCGCAGAAAAGCGGGCAGCTCGAGTTCGGTCGCGCCGGCCCAAGCTGCCGCGCACGCCGCCACGTCAAACGCGCACCGGCGAAACTCGAGCCAACCGGCGGCGTCGTCGAACATCACATAGGCGGCCGCCGAACTGCCGTCTCGCGGATCGCCGACGGATCCGACGTTGATCAGATAGCGCAGGTGCGGATCTAGGGGCTGGTCATGGGCCGGGGCCGGCTCCACGTGACCATCTCTGAGAATGAATACCGCTGGCACGTGGGTGTGGCCGATGAAGATCAGCCGGGCATCGGTGGCCCGGAAACAGACCTCCGCGTCGGCGGCGTCGTCGACGTAGCCGAACTCGGCTGGCGCCGCGGGTTCTGAGTGGACAAACAAGAGATCGTCGACCTCGACTGACAGCGGTAGGCCGCGGAAGAACTCCAGCGCCTGCTCGCCGAGCTGATGGCGCGTCCACCGTGCCGCGCGCCGTGCGCCGCGGCGGAAGCGCTCCATAGAGATGCGCCCGACCATCGCCGCCTCGTGGTTGCCCAGCACGCACAGCCGGCACCGCTCCTGCACGCTGGCGAGCACCTCGACCGGCCACGGTCCGTAGCCGACGACATCGCCGAGGCAGATTATTGCGTCGGCGCCGCGCGCGATCGCGTCGGTGAGCACTGCCTGCCAGGCCGGCAGGTTCGAGTGAATGTCCGAGACGACGGCCAGCCGCATAGCTCGCGTCATCTGCCCCACAAGACGGTAGAGCAGCCGGGCGGGCGCGCGCAAACGCGGACAGGGCCGACGGTGTCCATTCGTTGGACGCCGGCGGCTTGGGAGCGTCCAAGGATTGGAGAACCTGTCAGTGGTGGGAGCCGAACGTCTTGACCGGCAAGCGCCGCGCCGATAGCGTAGCCCGGCCGCGCGATGCGCGGAAAGGCTCCACATGCCGCTGCCCATTCAAATTTTGCCCTCGTTGCTTGCCGCCGATTTTGGCCGCATCGCCGAGGAGTGTCGCCGCGCGGAGACGGCGGGCGCCGACGCGTTGCACCTCGATGTGATGGATGGCCATTTTGTGCGGAACATCAGCTTTGGCCCGGAGATCGTGCGGGTCGCGCGGCGAAGCTGCGGCCTGCCGCTGCACGTGCACCTGATGCTTGATCGGCCAGACCTGTATGTGCGGGTGTTCGTCGAGGCCGGTGCGGCGACGCTGTTGATCCACGTGGAGGCGCGATGTGACGTGGCCGGTGCGCTGAGAGAGATCCGCGCGCTTGGTGCGCGGCCGGGGCTGACGTTGAACCCGGAGACGCCGCTGGAGCTGGGAGATCCGTATCTCTCGGAAGGGCTGGTGGACGAGGTGCTGCTGATGAGCGTGCATCCGGGGTTCGGGGGCCAGTCCTTCCTCGAAGGGGTGCTGCCGAAGATTGCCGCGCTGCGCGCGGCGCGGCCGGCCCTGGCGATTTCGGTGGATGGTGGTATCGGTGAAGCGACCGGCGCCGCCTGCGCACGGGCGGGCGCGAACCTGCTCATCGCCGGCACGACGCTGTTTGGCACGCCGGACATGGCCGCCGCGATTGCACGGCTGCGCGCGGCGGCCTGCGCCGCGGCGGAGGGGGCCGGATGATTGTTCCTCCGGACCAAATCCGCAACTTTTGCATCATCGCGCACATTGACCACGGCAAGTCCACGCTAGCCGACCGGATGCTGGAGCGGACCGGGCTGATTTCTCCGCGCGAGGCGATGCCGCAGGTGCTCGACGCCATGGACCTGGAGCGCGAGCGCGGCATCACGATCAAAGCGCACCCCGTCTGTATGCCGTACACCGCGCGCGACGGCCGCACCTATGCGTTTCACCTGATCGACACGCCCGGCCACGTGGACTTTTCCTACGAGGTGGCGCGCAGCATCGCGGCGTGCGAGGGCGCGGTGCTGGTGATTGATGCGACGCAGGGCGTGGAAGCGCAGACCGTTGCAAACGCGCTGCTGGCGATGGAGCACCGCCTCGAGATCATCCCGGTGTTGAACAAGATTGACCTGCCCGGTGCCGACATTGCGGGCGTCTGCCGCCAGGTGGAGGACGTGCTGGCGATCCCGATGGACGAGGCGCTGGCGGTGAGCGCGAAGACCGGCGAAGGGGTGGACGAAGTGATGGAGGCGATTGTGCGCCGGGTGCCGCCGCCCCGCCCGGGCCGGCCCGACACGGTCCGCGCGCTGGTGTTCGATTCGGCGTATGACGCGTATCGCGGTGTGGTGCCATATGTGCGGGTGGTGGACGGGCGGCTGGCGGTGGGCCAGCGCATCCGCCTGATGAGCACCGGCGCGGAGTATGAGATCAAAGAGGTCGGCCAGTTCCGGCCGCGTCCGGTGCCCGCGGAGGCGCTGGCGGCCGGGATGGTCGGCTACCTCGTGGCGACGATCCGGCACCCCTCTGAGGTGCGGGTGGGCGACACTGTGACCGATGCGCTGCGGCCCGCACCCGAGCCACTGCCCGGCTTCCGGCAGATCCGACCGATGGTCTTTTGCGGCCTGTACCCGGTGAACAGCGCCGACTATGAGAAGTTGCGGGCGAGTCTCGAGCGCTACGCGCTGAACGACAGTGCGCTGCACTATCAACCCGAGTCCTCCTCGGCGCTGGGGCTCGGTTTTCGTTGCGGATTTCTGGGGCTGCTGCACATGGAGGTGGTACAGGAGCGGCTGCGACGCGAGTTCGACTGTGATCTGATCGCGACGTATCCGGGCGTTGTCTACCGCGTGCACCGCACGGACGGAGTGGTGCAGGAAGTGGACAACCCCGCGTTGCTGCCGGATCCGACCCGCATTGAGAGGATCGAGGAGCCGATCATCCGCGCGCGCATCATCTGCCACAACGAACACATTGGCGATCTGATGCAGCTGATCATGGACAAGCGCGGTCAGGTCGCGACGACCGAATCGCTCGACCCGCGCCGTGTGATGCTGACCGCAACGCTGCCGCTGAACGAGGTACTGGTGGACTTTCACGATCGGCTGAAGAGCCTGAGCCGTGGCTACGCGTCGATGGACTACGAGCTGGCGGGGTACGCGCCGGCGGACATCGTGCGGCTGGACATCTTGGTGGCGGGCGAGCCGGTGGACGCGTTTGCGTGTCTGGTGCATCGCGACAAGGCGGCCGCCCGCGGCCGGCAGATCTGCCGTTCACTGTGCGAAGCGATCCCGCGGCACCAGTTCGCGATACCGATCCAGGCGGCCATCGGCCGCACGATCATTGCGCGGGAGACGATCCGCCCCTTCCGAAAGGACGTCACCGCGAAATGCTACGGCGGCGATATCACCCGCAAGCGCAAACTTCTGGAGCGCCAAAAGGAGGGCAAAAAACGCATGAAGCAGGTCGGCGAGGTGGGCATCCCGCAGGAGGCGTTCGTGCGGGTGCTGAAGGCGGACATATGAAGCGCGTGGGCGAAGCCGTTGGCGGGGAGGGTCGGCCGGCGGGGGTGGGCGGAGTGTTGGGCGCCGCGATGCGGTGGTGGCAGTGGCGGAGACTGCGAAAAACCGCGCGGGAGGCGTTGCAGCACGCCCGACATGTGCGGGCGATGCGGGAGGATGTTGCCGGCGCGCCGGAGCTCGCCGGTGCGCGGACCGCGGAGGAACGGCTGGCCGCCGCGCTGCGCGCTCGCCGCGCCGAAGAGGTGGAGTCGGCGCTCGAAGAGCTCGACCGGGCGCTGCGCCGCCTTGCGCCGCCGCGCCGCTGGCCGCGCGCCCGGGAGTTCGTCGAGATTGCTGCGGTCGCCGGCGCGGTCGCCATGGCTTTGCGCTGCTACTTCGTGCAGCCGTTCCGCATTCCGACGGGTTCGATGATGCCGACCCTGTACGGTGTGCAGATCCGCGATCAGGTCGGGCGGCGCTGGTACGACTGGCCGCCGCTCTCGTGGGTCGGCTGGGCGCTGTTCGGCGAGGGCTATGTGGAGGTTCGGGCGCGCTGCAACGGCTACGTCGGGCTCGCCGGTCGCTCCCCGGACGACGAGTATGACCTGATCCCCGTGTTCGCGGAGCCGCCCCGACGTGGCGTTCCTGCGCTAGCTCCGCCGGTGCTCCATCGCGCCCGCGCGAACCTGCCGCGTCGCGCCGCGGAGGGTGCGTTTGTCACCGAGGGTGAGCTGCTGGCGTCCGGCCGGGTGAAAATCGGCGACCACGTGTTCGTGGACAAGGTCCGCTACAACTTTCTGAAGCCGCGCCGTGGCGACATCATCGTGTTCGATGTCACACGCGTGGATTTTCCCGGCCTGCGCGGCGATTTCTACATCAAGCGGCTCGCCGGCCTGCCGGGCGAACAGATTTCGATTCACCCCCCTCATCTGGTGGTCAACGGCCGGCCGGTGGAGTCGCCGTATCCGTTCCACCGGCTGTTGCGCGATCCGCGCTATCACGGCTACGAGCTGGCGACGGGGCCCTCGCCCCGCCGTCCGAAGCTCGCCGATGCGGCCGACGTGCTGGCGCTGGGCCCCGAGGAGTATCTGCCGCTGGGCGACAACACGCGGTCGAGTTTGGACGGTCGCTACTTTGGCCCGGTGAAAGCGGCCGACCTGGTGGGACCCGCGTTTGCGGTGTACTGGCCGCTGTCCCGACGCTGGGGATGGGTGCGATGAACAGAAGACGGCGGAACGCGGCGCGCTCGCGGTCGCGCGGCGCGCCGGACCATGCGGCGGTCGCCCGGCGGGTGCTCGAGGTGGAGATCTCGGAACTGCGACGGGTGCAGCGGGACCTCGGCCGCAGCTTCAACCGTGTGGTCGAGCTGCTGCTGGGGCGTCTGGCGCAGGGGGGGAAGATGGTGTGGACCGGTGTGGGCAAAAACCTGCCGATCGCACAGAAGATCGCCGCGACGCTCACCAGCACCGGCGCCCCCTCAGTGGTGATGCATCCCTCGGACGCCATGCACGGCGATCTGGGGGTCATCCAGCCTATGGACGCGGTGATCGCGATGAGCTACAGCGGCGCATCGGACGAGCTGTTGCAGCTGGTTCCCGCGCTACGGCGCCTCGGACCACCGATCGTGGCGTTCACGGCCGATGAGCGCAGCCCGCTGGCGCGGTTGTGCGATGCGGTGCTTCGCGTGCGCGTGCGTCGCGAGGCCTGCCCGTTCAATCTCGCGCCCACCGCCAGCACCACCGCGATGCTCGCGGTGGGCGACGCACTTGCGATCACGCTGCTGCAGGCGCGGGGGTTCGGCCGGGAGGACTACGCGAAGCTTCATCCCGCCGGTGCGATCGGCCGGGCGCTGCTGCTGCGGGTGCGCGACATCATGCGCACCGGTTCACGTCTGGCGACGGTGGATGTGACGGCGCGGGTGAGCGACGCGGTGCTCGCGATGACGCGCGCCCGCGCCGGATCGGTCGCCGTCGTGGATGACCGGGGCCGTCTGGCCGGCATTTTCACCGATGGCGATCTGCGCCGGCAGATGGCCGCGGGCATCCATCCGGGTGAGCGGCCGATCTCGGAGGTCATGACGCGGGATCCGGTGTGCGTGGAGGCCGACCGGCTGGCGGTCGATGTGCTGAGAGCCTTTCGCGAACACGCGATTGACGATCTTGTCGTAGTGGATCGCGAAGGGCGGGTCGTCGGTATGGTGGACTTGCAGGACCTGCCGCGGTTGAAGCTGCTATAGCCGGAACCCGCGGTGCTGTCCGCCGCGGCGCGCGCGACCGTTCCCTAGGGGTCGGGACTCAGGAAACCGGTGCGCCGGGCCGGAAGCCGGTCACGCGCGCGGGAATGCCGACCGCAATCGCCCAGGCCGGCACGTCGGCGGTGACCAGCGCGTGCGCCCCCACAATCGCATGGGCGCCGACCTTCGTGCCGTCCATCACCGTGGCCTTTGCACCGATCCAGGCACCGTCGCCGACCTCGGCGCCTCCTCGTGTTGTGTAGGGCTGATCGAGGATGGGAATGTCCGTGCGGCTCGTTTCGTGACCGGCGCCGACCACATACACCCATGCGGCCAGCAGAGCCTTCTCCCCGATACGGGTCCGCCCGTAGGATCCAATCCGGCACCAGGCGCCGATGTTGCAGCCGCGCGCCAGCTCGATGGTGCCATCGGTGGTGGTCACCACTGTGTGGAGGCCGATGAACACCTCGTCGCCGATGACGATTCCCTCGCCGGAATTGCCTTTGGCATCCAGCACCACGCCGTCGCTGAGCGTGACGCGGTGGCCGATCGTGATCCGTCGCGGGTGCCGCAGCGTCAGGCCGCGGCCGAAGATCACCTGCCGGCCGCAGCTACGAAACAGCGAAGGGTAGAACCTCCCGCGGAGCCAGTACCCCAGCGCACCGGGCCAATCGCCGAAGAGACCGGTGCACAGTTCGTACCAGAGGAAGGCCCCGGTACCCACTTCGCCCACCACCGCCCGCCGATACTTCGCCCAGGAGCGTTGCGCCGGGTCCCGCAGCAGGTCATGAACGCCCCGCCGCGCTTCGGTCGGTGCGGTCGGGCCGGCGGGCGGTTGGGCGGCGCCGCTCACTGCAGCGGCAGAATGGTCAGGCCCGGTTCTCCGATCACCGCATGTACGCGAGCCTTGTCGAGGACGTCCTTCAGCTCCTCGGCGGTGAGTTCGGTGCGGATCATCGGCACCTCAATCTGCAGGTCGCGGTCGAACAAGATGCGCTTGCGAATGTCCCGGTAGCCCGCACGGCCGATGGTCAGCACGTGGTCGCCCTTCGCCACGCGGAAGTTTTCGATCGGCGTGGTGCCAATCAGCATGCCGTCGAGCTCCACCAGCGCGGGGTCCGCGCTCGTGCGGATGCTGACCCGCACAGTCGGGCGTTCCGCGACTTCGGCGCGGCGCTGCGCGAGCACCTTCTCCATCTCCGGGGCAGCGGCCGCCAGCGCTTCATCGAGCATCGTCAGCAGCTCCGCCTCGCCCAGCACAGTCTGAAGGTTTTCCGTTTGGCGGACCTGTCGACTGGCGCTGCCGACCGCGGACGCGATCACGGCGCCGTCCGTCGCGTCCAGCGCTTCGAGCCCGACGCGCAATGTGACCGTCGCCATATCCACCTGGTGACCGCCCTGACGGATCGCGGTCTTGCCAACCGACAGCGCCTGCAGCGAGCCCCGCAGCAATAGGTCCGCATTCACCGCCTGAGCGATCCGGATCGGCGCGGGGGTCGGGTCCGATGGTCGGGCATTCGTCATCTGCGCGAGGAGGTCTCGGCGATCCACCAGCACAAAACCGGGCCGGTTTGCCCACAAACGGCCGAGTGCGGACACTCCCTTCGCGGCCAGCGCCGCCGGATCGACCGCGCCACCCAGCGCCGGTTCGCTCCGCGCGCCGGTCTGATTCTCAAACTCAAGGACTGCGACGCGCCAGGGGTCGGCGCCCAGCGCCGCCCCGGCGGCCGCCAGCCACGCTGCGAACATCCTCCGGAGTTGCATCGACGCGACTCCCTTCTTCATCCACCGCAACGTTACCACATCCGACGTGGGGGCGCGATCCGAAGGGCGAGAACCGTTCAGTCGCGGCGACGGATGCCCAGCGCGCGATGGAGATCGTCGAGCATTCGGCGTTCATCCAGAGGGGGCGCCTGCCACGAAGACGGGGTCTGCTGAGCCAGCGCGCGGCACAGCGGCAGCTCGACCCCGTTTTCGCCGCGACGGACCGGCAGGTCGGTCGGCAGGCCGTGCTCCTCGGCCAGGGCGGCGGCGGCCTGCAGGTGCACCGGACCGTACCAGCGGCCGTCCGGCAGCTTCATCCACCACTGCAGCTCAAGCTCGGCGATCTGCGGTGCACTGGCCCAGTGCTGGCCGTCCGGGGAGACCTCGTCCTCCGGGCCCACGCGGCCGTCGCGGGCCCACTCGCGCAGCACCTCTGGCGCGACCGGTCCGAAGATCGCGCCCGCCACATTCGATCGCAGATACCACTGTGGCGCACTCTGTTCCATCCGCCCAGAACATCCTCAAGGGGGGTGGTGAAGTCAACGGCGCTGATCAGCGCCACAACGGCGCATCGGTAGGCGCGGGGGGAGCCGCTGGGGCCGCCCGCGGCGATGTTGGCAGAAGTCCGTGGTCCTGCAACCATGCGCGGACCGTAGAGGCGAGCTCGGCTGCATGGGTACGGTCCAGATCGTGGCCGGCACTCGGCCAGACGATTCGTTGATTGCGCACACCGGCCTCGTCCAGCAGACGTTTCAGCGCTTCGGACTGCTCAGGGCGCACGACCCGATCGTCCGCTCCGTGCAGCATTAGCATCGGACAGCGGATACGCCGCGCGACCGTTGGCGCGGGGGCGGGAAACCCCTCCCGCGGTGCGATGCCGCTGGCGGTGATCACGGCCGCGTTCAGCGGCTCCTCTGCCGCCAGCGCGATGGTCACGAAGCCACCCATACTGTGTCCGTAGGCGACGAGTCGGTGTGTGTCGACGTCCGGATGACGGCGCAGCAGCTCGACGCAGAAGCGGGCGCGTCGCACGTTCTCGGCACTCGCCCCGAAGGTGGTGCGGTCGGCGGATGGACCGCCGGGGCCGTCTTCCGCGCGAGCGTGGGTGTAGTCGGGTGCGACCGCGACCATTCCCCAGCGGGCGAACTCGCGTGCTTTGGCGAGTCCAAATGATGCGGCGCTGCCCCCGAGACCGTGACTGACCACGATGCCGGGAAACGGCCCCCGGCCGACGGGCCTCACCAGCACTCCTCGGACCGCGGCCGTCACGGCCTGCCACCGGAGCGCCTGCTCGTCGAGCGGGTCCATTCGCAGACCCGCAGTCGGCTCGCTGAGGGCGCACCAGGGCGCCGGGGCGTTCAGCGAGATCAACACAAAACCCAACCGCCACCGCGCTCTGCCGGGCATGTTCCCTTGACGTGTGAGCGTGCGTAAAAATTGTTTGCGCGGGCCGCGCTCGCCTCAGCGGTTCGACGCCGAGGATCCCTGCGCCTGCGCACTCGTGAGCACGCGATTCACCTCCGTCAGGAGGTCGGCGGCCGGATAGGGTTTTTGCAAGAACGGCCATCCGCGCTCACGGATCGTTTCCCAGCGGGAGTAATCGTCCGGATATCCGCTGACGAGCAGCACGGCAACGTCGGGGCGGAGCCGGCGGAATTCGTCCACCAGCTCGATGCCGTTGCCGTCCGGCAACACGACGTCCGAAAAGATCAGATCCACGCTCTGCGCTTGCTGCTCGAAGAGCGCGCGTGCGGCCGCGGCGTTCTGAGCGAAGCTGACCCGATAGCCCGCCTCCTCCAGTACGCGCGTCGCGAGCCGGGCGATGCTGACCTCATCCTCGATCACCAAGATGTGTCGTGGCCGGCTGGGCGGCGGCGGACGCGTGGTCGGCGGCGCCTCTGCAGTGGCGGTCGGTAAATAGATGCGAAAACACGCGCCCTGT contains these protein-coding regions:
- the lepB gene encoding signal peptidase I; amino-acid sequence: MKRVGEAVGGEGRPAGVGGVLGAAMRWWQWRRLRKTAREALQHARHVRAMREDVAGAPELAGARTAEERLAAALRARRAEEVESALEELDRALRRLAPPRRWPRAREFVEIAAVAGAVAMALRCYFVQPFRIPTGSMMPTLYGVQIRDQVGRRWYDWPPLSWVGWALFGEGYVEVRARCNGYVGLAGRSPDDEYDLIPVFAEPPRRGVPALAPPVLHRARANLPRRAAEGAFVTEGELLASGRVKIGDHVFVDKVRYNFLKPRRGDIIVFDVTRVDFPGLRGDFYIKRLAGLPGEQISIHPPHLVVNGRPVESPYPFHRLLRDPRYHGYELATGPSPRRPKLADAADVLALGPEEYLPLGDNTRSSLDGRYFGPVKAADLVGPAFAVYWPLSRRWGWVR
- a CDS encoding dienelactone hydrolase family protein — encoded protein: MPGRARWRLGFVLISLNAPAPWCALSEPTAGLRMDPLDEQALRWQAVTAAVRGVLVRPVGRGPFPGIVVSHGLGGSAASFGLAKAREFARWGMVAVAPDYTHARAEDGPGGPSADRTTFGASAENVRRARFCVELLRRHPDVDTHRLVAYGHSMGGFVTIALAAEEPLNAAVITASGIAPREGFPAPAPTVARRIRCPMLMLHGADDRVVRPEQSEALKRLLDEAGVRNQRIVWPSAGHDLDRTHAAELASTVRAWLQDHGLLPTSPRAAPAAPPAPTDAPLWR
- a CDS encoding metallophosphoesterase family protein; amino-acid sequence: MTRAMRLAVVSDIHSNLPAWQAVLTDAIARGADAIICLGDVVGYGPWPVEVLASVQERCRLCVLGNHEAAMVGRISMERFRRGARRAARWTRHQLGEQALEFFRGLPLSVEVDDLLFVHSEPAAPAEFGYVDDAADAEVCFRATDARLIFIGHTHVPAVFILRDGHVEPAPAHDQPLDPHLRYLINVGSVGDPRDGSSAAAYVMFDDAAGWLEFRRCAFDVAACAAAWAGATELELPAFLRSGRPLPAAHDAAIRAPKVARLKVGGVVAPAVYLHAADLAAGARTPPTAARRTPLHWPRTTAGRVALALVATGLVTVPMAIRSSRARRLAPPTPPPSPPVTTARAERPAPESREILLPAARADRYGTKFRIEELGGRAHIGYWSDERDYLVWRFRVPQEAEYEVVLEYARGGAAPDSRVLLAIGRQSLRFTLPSTGSWSTFTERTVGRLRLPAGLTVLEARPDGRPRAGIMNLRAVRLRELRADHPPATAQPPGDGVR
- a CDS encoding PEGA domain-containing protein, producing MQLRRMFAAWLAAAGAALGADPWRVAVLEFENQTGARSEPALGGAVDPAALAAKGVSALGRLWANRPGFVLVDRRDLLAQMTNARPSDPTPAPIRIAQAVNADLLLRGSLQALSVGKTAIRQGGHQVDMATVTLRVGLEALDATDGAVIASAVGSASRQVRQTENLQTVLGEAELLTMLDEALAAAAPEMEKVLAQRRAEVAERPTVRVSIRTSADPALVELDGMLIGTTPIENFRVAKGDHVLTIGRAGYRDIRKRILFDRDLQIEVPMIRTELTAEELKDVLDKARVHAVIGEPGLTILPLQ
- a CDS encoding KpsF/GutQ family sugar-phosphate isomerase, with the translated sequence MNRRRRNAARSRSRGAPDHAAVARRVLEVEISELRRVQRDLGRSFNRVVELLLGRLAQGGKMVWTGVGKNLPIAQKIAATLTSTGAPSVVMHPSDAMHGDLGVIQPMDAVIAMSYSGASDELLQLVPALRRLGPPIVAFTADERSPLARLCDAVLRVRVRREACPFNLAPTASTTAMLAVGDALAITLLQARGFGREDYAKLHPAGAIGRALLLRVRDIMRTGSRLATVDVTARVSDAVLAMTRARAGSVAVVDDRGRLAGIFTDGDLRRQMAAGIHPGERPISEVMTRDPVCVEADRLAVDVLRAFREHAIDDLVVVDREGRVVGMVDLQDLPRLKLL
- the rpe gene encoding ribulose-phosphate 3-epimerase; the protein is MPLPIQILPSLLAADFGRIAEECRRAETAGADALHLDVMDGHFVRNISFGPEIVRVARRSCGLPLHVHLMLDRPDLYVRVFVEAGAATLLIHVEARCDVAGALREIRALGARPGLTLNPETPLELGDPYLSEGLVDEVLLMSVHPGFGGQSFLEGVLPKIAALRAARPALAISVDGGIGEATGAACARAGANLLIAGTTLFGTPDMAAAIARLRAAACAAAEGAG
- the lepA gene encoding translation elongation factor 4, which encodes MIVPPDQIRNFCIIAHIDHGKSTLADRMLERTGLISPREAMPQVLDAMDLERERGITIKAHPVCMPYTARDGRTYAFHLIDTPGHVDFSYEVARSIAACEGAVLVIDATQGVEAQTVANALLAMEHRLEIIPVLNKIDLPGADIAGVCRQVEDVLAIPMDEALAVSAKTGEGVDEVMEAIVRRVPPPRPGRPDTVRALVFDSAYDAYRGVVPYVRVVDGRLAVGQRIRLMSTGAEYEIKEVGQFRPRPVPAEALAAGMVGYLVATIRHPSEVRVGDTVTDALRPAPEPLPGFRQIRPMVFCGLYPVNSADYEKLRASLERYALNDSALHYQPESSSALGLGFRCGFLGLLHMEVVQERLRREFDCDLIATYPGVVYRVHRTDGVVQEVDNPALLPDPTRIERIEEPIIRARIICHNEHIGDLMQLIMDKRGQVATTESLDPRRVMLTATLPLNEVLVDFHDRLKSLSRGYASMDYELAGYAPADIVRLDILVAGEPVDAFACLVHRDKAAARGRQICRSLCEAIPRHQFAIPIQAAIGRTIIARETIRPFRKDVTAKCYGGDITRKRKLLERQKEGKKRMKQVGEVGIPQEAFVRVLKADI